In the genome of Verrucomicrobiota bacterium, the window GCAGATTGAAAATCTGCGCTACGGTTCTCCGGTCGATCTGTCGTCAATCCCACGGTCTGCACATAATCCCGACTTTCGGCGGCAGCGAGCTTGCCCGCCTCCCTCGACCGTTTCAATCACATACGCCCGCCGGCGCGTGAACACGGTGGACAATTTTTGTGTCGTGGCTGCAACACGAAATTGTCCGGTGCGTACCGTTCGCTTTTTGGCTCCTTCTGCGCGCTTGATTGCGTTCGCGGAATCGCTAGGCTCCCGCCTATGAATTTTTTCAAAGCAGTTTTGGCCTGGTCATTGATCATGCTTGTGCTGGGATTTGGCCTGTATGAATTCACGATCTGGCTGATTCCTCCTCCTGGCAGTCCGCCTGGCGCGGGCAGCCCCTGGCTTCTCATTCTCGGCGTGCTCGGTTTCTGCGTCGCGGTGGGCCGCGTGTGCTGCAAGAGCCACTGAGCAACGCTCCTGTGGTTGACTAAAATGGGCGGGCTATTATTTTCCGCCCATGCCATCCCTTTCCGCGCTGCTTCGTCGGGGGTTCAACACACCTGGGGGCCTGGAAACAGTATCCACCCTGTTGCTCAAACCGACGCCTCCTTCCCCCTCACCCCGGCCCTCTCCCTTGGGGAGAGGGAGTATGGATTCTCGTGCTGGTGAAGAAGGGAGGCCTCGGGCTTGTCTTGGGGAGAAGGACAGGGTGAGGGGAAAGGCTTCTCGAATCACAATCGCATCCAACAGGCCAAAGGCCCGCCAGAGCGCATGGGCGTTTCTGCGCTCTTTTTCGCTTCTTGCTGCCGTCGTGTTCGCAAACGCCGGTTGGGCCGCAGAGCTGGCTTCAACCCAAGAAGCGCAAATCTCCCGAGGCAAGCTCCTTTACCTCGGCCATTGCGTCACTTGCCATCAAGGGGCCGGCCAGGGAACGCCCGGAGCCTTTCCGCCGCTCGCGGCTTCGGATTTCCTGATGGCCGACAAACCGCGGAGCATCCGAATCGTCGTGGAGGGGTTTTCGGACATCATCACCGTCAACGGCCAAACCTACAAAGGTTTCATGCCGCCCGCCGTGCTCAACGACCAGCAAGTCGCCGATGTGCTCACTTTCGTTCGAAACACCTGGGGCAACTCCGGCGAAGCCGTCACCGCGGACGAAGTCAAAGCCGTGCGCGCGAAAACGCAATTCCCCACGTTCGAGGCGTTGGTCAAGGCCAACGCTTATCTCCCGCTCCCGAAACCGCCGGAGGGATTCACGCTCCGCGAAGTCGCGCGCATGCCGAATCATCCCACGCGCCTGATCGGTGATGGCAAAGGCCAGGCGCTTTACGCGCTCTGTTTCAACGGTGACGTCTGGAAGATCGACATCGCCACCGGCACGTTGAAACAGATTCTGTTCGGGCCAAATTACCTCGACCTGAAGCTGGGCGATACCTTCATTGTCGGCGCGACGCTCGATGCTCAGAACCGCCTTTACATTGTCTCCAACCAACGCAACGAGACCGTCAATCCAGTCAATGCCGAAGTCATCATTTACCGCACGACCACGCACAGCGAGGGCGAACCGGCGGAACCCAGGCCGTGGTTCCGAACTTCCTATCCGTGGGGGACCGGCAATCATCATGCCGTCGGCCACATCGCGTTCGGTCCGGATGGTCACCTTTACGTGAACAGCGGCTCGCGCACCGACAGCAACGATGCCGGGGACGATCCCAAAATCGCCAAAGTCGGCGAAACGCCGCTGACCGCGTGCATGTGGCGGTTCGATCCGCGGGCCGAGAAACCCGAACTGGAGATTTACGCGCGCGGCCTGCGCAACGCCTACGGATATTGTTGGAACGACCAGGGCGAAATGTTCGCGACGGAAAACGGCCCGAACAAAGACGCGCCCGAAGAGTTGAATCAAATCGAGCGCGGCAAACACTATGGCTTCCCGTATTTCTTTGCCGACCAGACAGAGAAGCTTTACCCCTACACGCCGGACCCTCCGCCGGGCCTGAAATTTGAACTGCCGATTGCCAACCTCGGTCCAGACGGCGGCTTCAACGGGAAACCGGTTTACACGTTCGACGCGCATTCGTCGCCGGCGGGAATGGTCTTTCTGGGCGACGATTTTCCGCCGGATTTTCGAGGAACCTTTCTCATCACGCGCTACGGCATCCTCATCGCGCAGCCGAAGGATTACGGCTTCGACCTCCTGCAAGCGCGCCTGCGCAAAAACGCGCAAGGCAAGTACGAAGCGACGATGAAGACCGTGCTCGCGCCGCTGGCTCGGCCGCTGGATATCGTGCAGAACGGCAAGGGCAAGCTTTACATCGCGGAATACTGTCGGGCGATCACGTTCAAAGGCTCGCTGGGGCTGCCAGGCCGCATCCTCGAATTGGCGGTCAAACCGCCGAGCCGTTGAAGCGTGCGAGCGTCCAAGCGTGGAAGCGTGGAAACGCTGACCGATCGATCCAACTTGGAGATTCAACGCTTCCACGCTGAAACGCTCGGACGCTTCAGCGACTCAACGCTCTCACGACGAAGATGCGCATTTGTGTCATTTTCAATCCGGCTGCTAAAGGCGAGAAAGCGCAACGATTCCTGAAGCAGTTGGGCCAGCCCGCCGAGCCATGCGCGCTCAAACGGACTCACGGCCCGGGCACCGGACGAGATCTGGCGCGTGAAGCCGTCTCGGAGGGGTTCGAAACGATCGTCGCCGCCGGCGGAGACGGCACCGTCAACGAAGTCCTCAATGGAATCGCGGAGCATCCCGAAGGCCTGGAACGGGCGTGTCTCGGCGTGTTGCCCGTGGGAACGGTGAATGTCTTCGCGCGGGAAATGCGGTTGCCGCTCAAAGTGCGCGCAGCGTGGGAAACGATTGTCCGCGGACGTGTGACGGCGATCGATCTGCCGCAATTCCAATTCAGGAACAACGGCCAGCTTCAACGCCGTCACTTCGTGCAGATGGCGGGCGCCGGATGGGACGCCCGGGCCATCGAGACGGTGGACACCCATCTGAAAAAGAGCATCGGCCAATTCGCCTACATGCTGGCGGGCCTCAAGGCCCTGCGCGAGCCCCGGCCTGCCATCACGGCGAGCTGGGGAACGCGAACGGCGCAGGGCGAATTGGTCATCATCGGCAATGGCCGCTATTACGGGGGGGAGATCCCGGTCTTCCGCCAGGCCAACAATCACGACGGCCTGCTGGACGTGTGCGTCTTTCCCAAAATCACCCTGCACGTTCTGTTTCGTTACGTCCTGGGCTACTTGTCGCCGCGGCTTTTCCGGCCT includes:
- a CDS encoding diacylglycerol kinase family lipid kinase — its product is MRICVIFNPAAKGEKAQRFLKQLGQPAEPCALKRTHGPGTGRDLAREAVSEGFETIVAAGGDGTVNEVLNGIAEHPEGLERACLGVLPVGTVNVFAREMRLPLKVRAAWETIVRGRVTAIDLPQFQFRNNGQLQRRHFVQMAGAGWDARAIETVDTHLKKSIGQFAYMLAGLKALREPRPAITASWGTRTAQGELVIIGNGRYYGGEIPVFRQANNHDGLLDVCVFPKITLHVLFRYVLGYLSPRLFRPRDEIYFQTESLQLNSASPSPLQLEGDTVGCLPAECVMRRLALRVIAP
- a CDS encoding c-type cytochrome, with the translated sequence MPSLSALLRRGFNTPGGLETVSTLLLKPTPPSPSPRPSPLGRGSMDSRAGEEGRPRACLGEKDRVRGKASRITIASNRPKARQSAWAFLRSFSLLAAVVFANAGWAAELASTQEAQISRGKLLYLGHCVTCHQGAGQGTPGAFPPLAASDFLMADKPRSIRIVVEGFSDIITVNGQTYKGFMPPAVLNDQQVADVLTFVRNTWGNSGEAVTADEVKAVRAKTQFPTFEALVKANAYLPLPKPPEGFTLREVARMPNHPTRLIGDGKGQALYALCFNGDVWKIDIATGTLKQILFGPNYLDLKLGDTFIVGATLDAQNRLYIVSNQRNETVNPVNAEVIIYRTTTHSEGEPAEPRPWFRTSYPWGTGNHHAVGHIAFGPDGHLYVNSGSRTDSNDAGDDPKIAKVGETPLTACMWRFDPRAEKPELEIYARGLRNAYGYCWNDQGEMFATENGPNKDAPEELNQIERGKHYGFPYFFADQTEKLYPYTPDPPPGLKFELPIANLGPDGGFNGKPVYTFDAHSSPAGMVFLGDDFPPDFRGTFLITRYGILIAQPKDYGFDLLQARLRKNAQGKYEATMKTVLAPLARPLDIVQNGKGKLYIAEYCRAITFKGSLGLPGRILELAVKPPSR